A genomic segment from Polyangium mundeleinium encodes:
- a CDS encoding type IV pilus twitching motility protein PilT has product MTTPYASEAFLHQILAKAQAAQASDIHLRVGQPPGARVHGDIVYFRAEPLKPEDTEAVARLVLTRRPAVLGALGSLREVDVSYEAEGLGRFRVHVYLQRGTIALVLRLIPAKIPSFEALGVPPAARGFADKSRGLVLVAGAAGQGKTTTLASMLAHIVEAHPRHVVTVEDPIEFVHEGGRATVSQREVGSDTESFASGVHAALRQDPNVLLVGEIRDAATMEAVLQAAETGHLVLSSLPTPDVGRTVKRLLSMSPTPAETRDRLSACLQGIVAQRLLPRREGGGLVLASEVLVATGAVRGAIERPEGHPSLRELMEKGVTPYGMQTFAMHIERLVAEGLVDADVARSATQV; this is encoded by the coding sequence GTGACGACCCCCTACGCGAGCGAGGCGTTCCTCCACCAGATCCTGGCCAAGGCGCAAGCGGCCCAGGCGAGCGACATCCACCTGCGCGTGGGGCAGCCGCCCGGGGCCCGGGTGCACGGAGACATCGTCTACTTCCGCGCCGAGCCCCTCAAGCCCGAGGACACCGAGGCCGTCGCGCGGCTCGTGCTCACCCGGCGGCCCGCGGTCCTCGGCGCGCTCGGATCGCTCCGCGAGGTCGATGTCTCCTACGAGGCCGAAGGCCTCGGGCGCTTCCGCGTCCACGTCTACCTGCAGCGCGGGACGATCGCCCTCGTCCTGCGGCTGATCCCCGCGAAGATCCCTTCGTTCGAGGCGCTCGGCGTGCCGCCCGCCGCGCGCGGGTTCGCCGACAAGAGCCGCGGGCTCGTGCTCGTCGCGGGCGCCGCGGGGCAAGGCAAGACCACGACGCTCGCGTCGATGCTCGCGCACATCGTCGAGGCGCACCCGAGGCACGTGGTCACCGTCGAAGATCCGATCGAGTTCGTCCACGAGGGCGGCCGCGCGACCGTGAGCCAGCGCGAGGTCGGCAGCGACACGGAGTCGTTCGCGTCGGGCGTTCACGCGGCCCTCCGGCAGGATCCGAACGTGCTGCTCGTCGGCGAGATCCGCGACGCGGCGACGATGGAGGCCGTGCTGCAAGCGGCCGAGACCGGGCACCTCGTGCTCTCGTCGCTGCCCACGCCGGACGTGGGCCGGACCGTGAAACGGCTCCTCTCGATGAGCCCGACGCCAGCGGAGACGCGCGACCGGCTGAGCGCGTGTTTGCAGGGGATCGTGGCGCAACGCCTGCTCCCGCGACGCGAAGGGGGCGGGCTCGTGCTCGCGTCGGAGGTGCTCGTCGCGACGGGCGCGGTGCGCGGCGCGATCGAGCGTCCGGAAGGCCATCCGTCGCTTCGTGAGCTGATGGAGAAGGGCGTGACGCCCTACGGGATGCAGACGTTCGCTATGCACATCGAGCGCCTCGTCGCGGAGGGGCTCGTGGACGCGGACGTCGCGCGCTCAGCGACGCAGGTCTAG
- a CDS encoding CBS domain-containing protein, which produces MSLDRYRRPRLIVLHPRSTTYEAARAMADNHVGAVLVVEDQRLVGIATDRDLALDVVAAGLDPRTTPLRDVMSDEVTPVDIDDTVEDVVRVMREHACRRVPVLEAGRPVGIVTLDDLFLERAINLDTARSIITAQLEVAARFKPAGATSPAGVTPGRGGERARQRRAARAENTYGRLLHACMRQTGLSTREQAERALLIVLSNLCSRLTEDEAQHLLAQLPSKLVPQLDATLGGSNKGITPDTIEAELRRALQLSPEAATDVLYATCEVIADSVSAGEIEDVRSELPAAMKDLFPPMPYRRAS; this is translated from the coding sequence ATGTCCCTGGATCGCTACCGTCGCCCCCGGTTGATCGTCCTCCACCCCCGCTCCACGACCTACGAGGCCGCCCGTGCCATGGCCGACAACCACGTCGGCGCCGTCCTGGTCGTCGAGGACCAGCGCCTCGTCGGCATCGCGACCGACCGCGACCTCGCCCTCGACGTCGTGGCGGCCGGCCTCGACCCGCGCACGACGCCCCTGCGCGACGTCATGAGCGACGAGGTCACCCCCGTGGACATCGACGACACGGTCGAAGACGTCGTGCGCGTCATGCGCGAGCACGCCTGCCGCCGCGTCCCCGTGCTCGAAGCGGGCCGGCCCGTCGGCATCGTCACGCTCGACGACCTCTTCCTCGAACGCGCCATCAACCTCGACACCGCCCGCTCGATCATCACGGCGCAGCTCGAAGTCGCCGCGCGCTTCAAGCCGGCAGGCGCGACGAGCCCGGCCGGCGTGACGCCAGGCCGCGGCGGCGAACGCGCACGCCAGCGCCGCGCCGCGCGCGCGGAAAATACCTACGGGCGCCTCCTGCACGCCTGCATGCGCCAGACGGGCCTCTCCACGCGCGAGCAGGCCGAGCGCGCGCTGCTCATCGTGCTCTCGAACCTGTGCAGCCGCCTCACGGAGGACGAGGCGCAGCACCTGCTCGCGCAGCTCCCGTCGAAGCTCGTCCCGCAGCTCGACGCGACGCTCGGCGGCTCGAACAAGGGCATCACGCCCGACACGATCGAGGCGGAGCTGCGCCGCGCGCTCCAGCTCTCGCCCGAGGCCGCGACGGACGTGCTCTACGCGACGTGCGAGGTCATCGCCGACAGCGTCTCCGCGGGCGAGATCGAGGACGTCCGCTCGGAGCTGCCCGCCGCGATGAAGGACCTCTTCCCGCCGATGCCGTATCGCCGCGCCAGCTAG
- the bioB gene encoding biotin synthase BioB, with protein sequence MTEAHFAPDPIRHDWTVDEVVAIHDLPFFALMDRARGVHRAHHVDGEVQLCTLLSVKTGGCPEDCAYCPQSSHHDTSTSPEKMLDVDGVLEAADRAKAAGSTRFCMGAAWREVKDGPAFDRVLEMVRGVKERGLEACVTLGMLTEEQATKLKDAGLDAYNHNLDTSREHYRSIISTRTYDQRLVTLRNVRKAGITVCSGGIIGMGESVRDRAAMLVELARLTPHPESVPINALVRVAGTPLESLPPLDPVEFIRMIATARIVFPKSMVRLSAGRTDLSREAQMMCLYVGANSIFYGDKLLTTPNPEADEDTALIRDAGLSARKPSVGMAEAAAEE encoded by the coding sequence ATGACCGAGGCTCACTTCGCCCCAGACCCCATCCGCCATGACTGGACCGTGGACGAGGTCGTCGCGATTCACGACCTGCCGTTCTTTGCTTTGATGGACCGCGCGCGTGGTGTGCACCGGGCGCACCACGTCGATGGGGAGGTGCAGCTCTGCACGCTGCTCAGCGTGAAGACGGGCGGCTGCCCCGAAGACTGCGCGTACTGCCCGCAGTCGTCGCACCACGACACGAGCACGTCGCCGGAGAAGATGCTCGACGTCGACGGGGTGCTCGAAGCGGCCGACCGCGCGAAGGCCGCGGGCTCGACGCGCTTCTGCATGGGCGCGGCGTGGCGCGAGGTGAAGGACGGCCCGGCGTTCGACCGCGTGCTCGAGATGGTGCGGGGCGTGAAGGAGCGCGGACTCGAAGCGTGCGTGACGCTCGGCATGCTCACGGAAGAGCAGGCGACGAAGCTGAAGGACGCGGGGCTCGACGCGTACAACCACAACCTCGACACGTCGCGCGAGCACTACCGCTCGATCATCTCGACGCGCACGTACGACCAGCGGCTCGTGACGCTGCGCAACGTGCGCAAGGCGGGGATCACGGTGTGCTCGGGTGGGATCATCGGGATGGGCGAGTCGGTGCGGGATCGCGCGGCGATGCTCGTCGAGCTCGCGCGCCTCACGCCGCACCCGGAGAGCGTGCCGATCAACGCGCTCGTGCGGGTGGCGGGCACGCCGCTGGAGAGCCTGCCTCCGCTCGATCCGGTGGAGTTCATCCGGATGATCGCGACGGCGCGGATCGTGTTCCCGAAGAGCATGGTGCGCCTGTCGGCGGGCCGAACGGACCTGTCGCGCGAGGCGCAGATGATGTGCCTCTACGTCGGAGCGAACTCGATCTTCTACGGGGACAAGCTGCTCACGACGCCGAACCCGGAAGCCGACGAGGACACGGCGCTCATCCGGGACGCGGGGCTGTCGGCGCGGAAGCCGTCGGTGGGGATGGCGGAGGCGGCGGCGGAGGAGTGA
- a CDS encoding GFA family protein, protein MSLTGGCFCGKVRYQIDAPLGPGRSCHCSRCRKAFSGTGSAYAEVVPGSFSWLSGEDNLSFYETTPGWGLCFCRTCGSTLCGTGGGKVHGVTLGSVDGDPGVQIEMHIFVGSKAPWDHIGGPAPQYDAFPPQAPPNG, encoded by the coding sequence ATGTCGCTGACGGGTGGTTGTTTCTGCGGAAAGGTTCGATACCAAATCGATGCGCCGCTTGGACCAGGGCGCAGTTGCCATTGCTCGCGATGCCGAAAAGCATTTAGCGGGACGGGGTCTGCTTACGCGGAAGTCGTGCCGGGGTCCTTTTCGTGGCTCAGCGGGGAGGACAATCTCAGCTTCTATGAAACGACGCCGGGATGGGGTCTGTGCTTCTGCCGGACCTGTGGAAGCACGCTGTGCGGCACAGGCGGAGGCAAGGTGCACGGAGTGACGCTCGGCAGCGTCGATGGTGATCCCGGCGTTCAGATCGAGATGCATATCTTCGTCGGTTCGAAGGCGCCCTGGGATCACATTGGGGGACCAGCCCCTCAGTACGACGCATTTCCTCCCCAGGCGCCGCCGAACGGATAA
- a CDS encoding FG-GAP-like repeat-containing protein — protein sequence MPPVEDCGNGVDDDGDGAADCADTNCAGQAACGGTCGNGQLDAQEACDGALLDGKTCQDLGFDAGQLACAPSCALDTAGCTKFACGNGVKEGAEACDDGNVKNGDGCRSDCKGVEQCGDGLLDAGEVCDDKNMVSGDGCDADCKPTFTTCGDGIHQTGEICFAPQLDWVFPDRPYMMSLRDHDGDGDVDVLASYELSSLQILPRGAGYQFGPRQTLSLDASPSTFRLADLDGDGDLDIASLTETSNGYLRLLQQQSDGSFVVAHALAGVGQMPGDMALGDVDGDGDADIVVCRTYSSGVLVYKNQGLFQLSAPQSLATGATPKQVVLADLDGDGDMDIATVNKGDSSVSLLRNEGNGAFAATVKIPVGTEPISLDVADLDGDGDRDLITANLGSNDLTRLYNQGGGSFNAVPLSLGVRPVDTEIADYDADGWLDIAVRIGPTAGVGPLDEVRILQNDGGGGFLPKSAFLTGATIYNSENGRLQAASRPPTWTATATWTWA from the coding sequence GTGCCGCCCGTCGAGGATTGCGGAAACGGCGTGGACGACGACGGCGACGGCGCCGCCGACTGCGCGGATACGAACTGCGCGGGCCAGGCTGCCTGCGGAGGCACCTGCGGCAACGGCCAGCTCGACGCGCAGGAGGCCTGCGACGGAGCGCTGCTCGATGGCAAGACCTGCCAGGACCTGGGCTTCGACGCCGGACAGCTCGCCTGCGCGCCGAGCTGCGCGCTGGACACGGCGGGCTGTACCAAGTTCGCCTGTGGCAACGGGGTAAAGGAGGGCGCCGAGGCCTGCGACGACGGCAACGTGAAGAACGGGGACGGCTGCCGCAGCGATTGCAAGGGCGTGGAGCAGTGCGGCGACGGCCTGCTCGACGCGGGCGAGGTCTGCGACGACAAGAACATGGTGAGCGGCGACGGCTGCGACGCGGACTGCAAGCCCACGTTCACCACCTGCGGCGACGGCATTCATCAGACCGGCGAAATATGCTTCGCGCCGCAGCTCGACTGGGTGTTCCCCGACCGCCCCTACATGATGAGCCTCAGGGACCATGACGGCGACGGCGACGTCGACGTGCTGGCGAGCTACGAGCTCTCCAGCCTGCAGATCCTGCCGCGCGGCGCAGGCTATCAGTTCGGGCCGCGCCAAACGCTTTCCCTGGACGCCTCGCCCAGCACGTTCAGGCTGGCCGACCTCGACGGCGACGGCGACCTCGACATCGCCTCGCTCACCGAAACGTCCAATGGCTACCTGCGCCTGCTCCAGCAGCAGTCGGATGGTTCGTTCGTCGTCGCCCATGCGCTCGCCGGCGTGGGCCAGATGCCCGGCGACATGGCGCTCGGCGACGTCGATGGCGACGGGGACGCGGACATCGTCGTGTGCAGGACCTATTCGAGCGGCGTGCTCGTCTACAAGAACCAGGGCCTCTTCCAGCTCTCCGCGCCGCAGAGCCTCGCCACCGGCGCGACGCCCAAGCAAGTGGTGCTCGCGGACCTCGACGGCGATGGCGACATGGACATCGCCACCGTCAACAAGGGCGACAGCTCCGTCAGCCTGCTGCGCAACGAGGGCAATGGCGCATTCGCCGCGACCGTGAAGATTCCCGTCGGCACAGAGCCCATTTCGCTCGACGTCGCGGACCTCGACGGCGACGGCGACCGCGATCTGATCACCGCGAACCTGGGCTCCAACGACCTCACCCGCCTTTACAACCAGGGCGGGGGGTCCTTCAACGCCGTCCCCCTGTCCCTGGGCGTGCGGCCGGTGGACACCGAGATCGCCGATTACGATGCAGATGGCTGGCTGGACATCGCCGTCCGCATCGGCCCGACCGCCGGCGTGGGCCCGCTCGACGAGGTGCGCATTCTCCAGAACGACGGCGGCGGGGGCTTCTTGCCGAAATCCGCCTTCCTCACGGGCGCGACGATCTACAACAGCGAAAACGGCCGCCTCCAGGCCGCCTCCAGGCCGCCGACGTGGACGGCGACGGCGACGTGGACCTGGGCATGA
- a CDS encoding FG-GAP repeat domain-containing protein — translation MTNWLSRDASIALNEGGGVFSVSVMSPFAQAPDGALPADMDGDGDNDVVVTRGTQARRRGGLEQQQRDQRGAERALSAMPCGFAHRTPGQPRRVLCRGRHLKRGDRYPCAPGWAA, via the coding sequence ATGACGAACTGGCTCTCGCGGGACGCCAGCATCGCGCTCAACGAGGGCGGCGGGGTCTTCTCCGTCAGCGTCATGAGCCCCTTTGCCCAGGCCCCGGACGGCGCGCTCCCCGCCGACATGGACGGCGACGGGGACAATGACGTGGTCGTCACGCGCGGCACGCAGGCACGCAGACGCGGTGGTCTCGAGCAGCAACAGCGCGATCAACGTGGTGCTGAGCGCGCCTTGAGCGCCATGCCGTGCGGCTTTGCGCACCGAACACCGGGGCAGCCTCGGCGCGTGCTCTGCCGAGGCCGCCATCTCAAGAGGGGAGATCGGTACCCATGCGCCCCAGGATGGGCTGCGTGA
- a CDS encoding LysR family transcriptional regulator, with translation MHRVHDRFDTMDLNLLRVFEAVFRERHLTRAARVLALSPSAVSHALRRLREHLDDPLFEREGTEMVPTATCLRMAPALVEQLAQLRGLLHRWGTFEPSTTTLMFRIGMPDSIEPMLVPQLRSALAKAAPLATLASVAYQRSAIARELASRQIDLAFDVSMPVHEPVQHRRVLEDDFCLVVRDGHPLRGKLTVAQYVAASHVLVSSRATGLVLEDHGLLRLGVERRVVVRCQSYDTAFRVVADSDDVLTAPRRLTGEVGKVHALSRRALPFKLPPVKLHIYWHAHAESDPANMWLRGFVEEVANAGSA, from the coding sequence ATGCATCGCGTGCATGATCGCTTCGACACGATGGACCTCAACCTGCTCCGCGTCTTCGAGGCCGTCTTCCGGGAACGCCATCTGACGCGGGCAGCGCGTGTCCTCGCGCTGAGCCCCTCGGCGGTGAGCCACGCGCTGCGAAGGCTCCGGGAGCACCTCGACGACCCGCTCTTCGAGCGGGAAGGGACCGAGATGGTGCCCACGGCGACATGCCTGCGCATGGCGCCCGCGCTCGTCGAACAGCTGGCGCAGTTGCGCGGACTCCTCCATCGATGGGGAACGTTCGAGCCTTCCACGACGACGCTGATGTTTCGCATCGGGATGCCCGACTCCATCGAGCCGATGCTCGTGCCTCAGCTCCGGAGCGCACTCGCGAAGGCGGCTCCGCTGGCCACGCTGGCGAGCGTCGCGTACCAACGCTCCGCCATTGCGCGTGAGCTTGCGTCCAGACAGATCGATCTCGCCTTTGATGTCTCCATGCCGGTCCACGAGCCAGTACAACACCGTCGCGTTCTGGAGGACGACTTCTGCCTCGTCGTGCGAGATGGGCATCCCCTTCGGGGGAAGCTGACGGTCGCGCAGTACGTCGCGGCGTCTCACGTCCTCGTGTCGAGTCGAGCGACGGGGCTCGTGCTCGAGGATCACGGGCTGTTGAGGCTCGGCGTCGAGCGGCGCGTGGTGGTGCGCTGTCAGAGCTACGACACGGCGTTCCGCGTGGTCGCGGACTCGGACGACGTGCTGACCGCGCCACGACGCTTGACGGGCGAGGTCGGGAAGGTCCACGCGCTCTCGCGACGCGCATTGCCGTTCAAGTTGCCACCCGTGAAGCTTCACATCTACTGGCACGCGCACGCGGAGTCGGACCCGGCAAACATGTGGCTCCGCGGGTTCGTAGAGGAGGTCGCCAACGCCGGTTCGGCCTGA
- a CDS encoding GFA family protein, with protein MTKTLQQQQATCECGACQFEVGAAPAVRFFCHCTICQAYNGKPFADVTVLRAKHVEVNDWSQIAFKKYRPPPNINRGLCKTCGKPAIEYVGFGPAKIIFVPSINFKRQELLPPPVMHIFYHRRLNDAADDLPKYSGYLRSQMAVGGRFTRLFGWGG; from the coding sequence ATGACAAAGACCCTTCAGCAACAGCAAGCGACCTGCGAATGCGGCGCTTGCCAATTCGAGGTCGGCGCAGCCCCGGCCGTACGTTTCTTTTGCCACTGCACGATCTGCCAAGCCTACAACGGCAAGCCGTTTGCCGACGTGACGGTGCTTCGCGCCAAGCACGTCGAAGTGAACGACTGGAGCCAGATTGCGTTCAAGAAGTACCGCCCGCCGCCGAACATCAACCGCGGGCTCTGCAAGACGTGCGGCAAGCCCGCGATCGAATACGTGGGCTTCGGCCCAGCGAAGATCATCTTCGTTCCGAGCATCAACTTCAAACGGCAGGAGCTCCTCCCGCCGCCGGTGATGCACATTTTCTACCATCGGAGGCTGAACGACGCCGCCGACGACTTGCCCAAGTACAGCGGTTATCTGCGCAGCCAGATGGCCGTCGGCGGACGGTTCACGCGGCTGTTCGGATGGGGCGGATGA
- a CDS encoding type 1 glutamine amidotransferase domain-containing protein — protein sequence MSKTKRILHVVTNVDHYDGRSTPTGLWLSELTHAYDVFAARGYEQRLVSPKGGRTPLEPRSLKWPLLDASAKARWADPTWSALLSSTARPDEIDAADYDAISFTGGHAVMWDFPDDEALQALTRDIYEHGGVVSSVCHGYCGLLNTKLSDGRLLVAGRRVTGYSWWEEVLAGVAKMVPYNAEAEMRARGARYEKSIVPFLSKVVVDGRLVTGQNPSSAKATARSVVSLLSS from the coding sequence ATGAGCAAGACCAAGCGCATTCTCCACGTCGTCACCAACGTGGACCACTATGACGGCCGGTCGACGCCGACCGGCTTGTGGCTCTCGGAGTTGACGCATGCCTATGACGTCTTCGCCGCGCGGGGCTACGAGCAGCGCTTGGTCAGCCCGAAGGGAGGGCGGACACCTCTCGAGCCCCGTTCGCTCAAGTGGCCGCTCCTCGACGCGTCTGCCAAAGCGCGCTGGGCAGATCCAACCTGGTCGGCGCTGCTGTCGTCCACCGCGCGGCCTGACGAGATCGACGCCGCAGACTACGACGCGATTTCCTTTACTGGCGGCCACGCCGTCATGTGGGACTTCCCCGACGACGAGGCGCTCCAAGCTCTCACACGCGACATCTACGAGCATGGGGGGGTCGTCTCGTCGGTGTGCCACGGCTACTGCGGCCTCCTCAACACGAAGCTGTCGGACGGACGCCTCCTGGTCGCAGGGCGGCGCGTCACTGGGTATTCGTGGTGGGAGGAAGTGCTCGCCGGCGTTGCGAAGATGGTGCCCTACAACGCCGAGGCGGAGATGCGCGCGCGCGGCGCGCGATACGAGAAGAGCATCGTCCCGTTCCTCTCGAAGGTCGTCGTCGACGGGAGATTGGTGACGGGCCAGAACCCTTCCTCCGCGAAGGCGACCGCGAGGAGCGTCGTGTCTCTCCTCTCTTCGTGA
- a CDS encoding PDZ domain-containing protein — MRRNSISFGIAGILAASTCLLGCPQEGGVGDSAGPLGVDCDAPTPNRSFPLLDGKCSMPALWGTAVFNGVDCEIDNCFAITQDCLDEMEATVASVVEGTPDYGSEDNKTAFLVAMQQLLYGPMAREPAILPGLSTILPPSLDHVDTTDLCYNATEGSPSFHLALLEDIHDYTAMPYPVIWGSEEMRNERHYQFVFERLSHLKIDSTNKADYVAGNRGNRKLILGPEFGSDHGTFGHAGFLLHELIHGLGDGFFAPHHLGSPHIAALCPIPSDDPDYECDQDEASAYGMEVLVIHALALGYQHTAGQALFLLPKMQAECDSNLEDEFARACRRARRRVVDALATPAPFDCESEAAAYLSLHAPSGFNDPACLTPAATFRDLPCGTAPLDKTGIDFSATANRVTLPQSTHDELLEDPEWLIDDEYAAGVRINVTQTTSGADVLTFAQVPSGSLAHTLGILPGDVLTQVNGSNVTTVGLADLALRPHLVESFTLARTIPGSGTQSRTISIREEEGGCADSVQVANEQTFAPGMVGCAGTVAWADRANLCKPGWHVCSAEEYVERNFAVTPTTDAPAFHYWTDDNLKYSGTSSACSVSTTSGTSCSSPMRVCAPSSTGYDPLNNQCNWRGCGYEGGTASRYFGGCAGNLTAGTMCCK, encoded by the coding sequence ATGCGTAGAAATTCTATCTCGTTCGGCATCGCCGGCATTCTGGCCGCCTCGACGTGCCTCCTCGGTTGTCCCCAGGAGGGCGGTGTCGGGGACTCGGCGGGGCCACTCGGCGTGGACTGCGACGCGCCCACGCCCAATCGATCGTTCCCCTTGCTCGACGGCAAGTGCTCCATGCCGGCGCTCTGGGGCACGGCCGTGTTCAACGGGGTAGATTGCGAGATCGACAATTGCTTCGCGATCACCCAGGACTGCCTCGACGAGATGGAGGCGACGGTGGCGAGCGTCGTCGAGGGCACGCCGGACTACGGGTCCGAGGACAACAAGACGGCATTCCTCGTCGCCATGCAGCAGCTCCTCTATGGTCCCATGGCGCGCGAGCCGGCGATTCTGCCGGGTCTCAGCACCATCCTCCCGCCGAGCCTCGATCACGTCGACACGACCGACCTCTGCTACAACGCGACGGAGGGCTCCCCCTCCTTCCACCTCGCGCTGCTCGAGGACATCCACGACTACACGGCCATGCCATACCCCGTCATCTGGGGCAGCGAGGAGATGCGGAACGAACGGCATTACCAGTTCGTGTTCGAGCGGCTGAGCCACCTGAAGATCGACAGCACCAACAAGGCGGACTACGTGGCCGGCAATCGTGGAAACCGGAAGCTGATCCTCGGGCCCGAGTTCGGTTCGGATCACGGGACGTTCGGGCATGCCGGCTTCCTGCTCCACGAGCTGATTCACGGCCTGGGCGACGGTTTCTTCGCGCCGCACCACCTGGGGTCGCCACACATCGCCGCCCTTTGTCCGATCCCGAGCGACGACCCGGACTACGAGTGTGATCAGGACGAGGCCAGCGCCTATGGAATGGAGGTCCTCGTGATCCACGCCCTCGCCCTCGGTTATCAGCATACGGCCGGCCAGGCCTTGTTCCTGCTGCCGAAGATGCAGGCGGAGTGTGATAGCAACCTGGAGGATGAATTCGCGCGTGCTTGCAGGCGCGCGCGAAGGAGGGTCGTCGACGCCTTGGCGACTCCGGCCCCGTTCGACTGCGAGAGCGAGGCCGCCGCATATCTGAGCTTGCACGCGCCCTCTGGGTTCAACGATCCGGCCTGCCTGACGCCGGCGGCGACGTTCCGGGACCTCCCGTGCGGCACCGCTCCGCTCGACAAGACGGGCATCGATTTCAGCGCGACCGCGAACCGCGTGACGCTCCCGCAGTCGACCCACGACGAGCTCCTCGAGGACCCCGAGTGGCTGATCGACGACGAATACGCCGCCGGCGTCCGCATCAACGTGACACAGACCACCAGCGGCGCCGATGTGCTCACCTTCGCTCAGGTCCCGTCAGGCTCGCTGGCGCATACGCTCGGCATTCTCCCGGGCGATGTCTTGACGCAGGTCAATGGCTCGAACGTGACGACGGTCGGCCTCGCTGATCTCGCCCTCCGGCCGCATCTGGTGGAGAGTTTCACCCTGGCACGGACGATACCGGGCAGCGGAACACAATCCCGGACGATCAGCATCCGTGAAGAGGAGGGCGGATGCGCCGACAGCGTGCAGGTGGCGAATGAACAGACCTTCGCCCCCGGGATGGTCGGCTGCGCGGGGACGGTGGCGTGGGCCGACCGCGCCAATCTCTGCAAGCCAGGCTGGCACGTCTGCTCGGCCGAGGAGTACGTGGAGCGCAACTTCGCCGTCACCCCGACCACGGACGCCCCGGCGTTCCATTACTGGACCGACGACAACCTGAAGTACTCGGGGACGAGCAGCGCTTGCTCGGTCTCGACGACCTCCGGGACGTCCTGCTCGAGTCCGATGCGCGTATGCGCTCCGAGCAGCACGGGATACGACCCGCTGAACAACCAATGCAACTGGCGGGGCTGCGGGTACGAAGGGGGGACCGCCAGCCGTTACTTCGGTGGATGCGCCGGCAATCTCACGGCCGGCACGATGTGCTGCAAGTAG
- a CDS encoding linear amide C-N hydrolase produces the protein MCTHLMISVPSNPGQNPPDTAKTYVSGRAMELPGVLEQSVYVMPRNQAWPLQAGQGGTTLQWKNPYGFVGIAPSGRAWASQPAFCDGINTEGLSVGALWLAPGTEYPPIGTQGNQVSYLDFPAWILGNFASVEDFLAALPTISVVGPAPGTPSYVPLHFIVTDSTGQSAVIEFIGGKLTQYKCTNGVMTNWPTYDWQLTNVQNYFNLTLVGSGTSTTGAGNPVGGGLVGLPGDSLSSSRFVRATILSQGFSQLPADGTGWLPAPGVFATTPPSKNPPGFAGPEQTAVMVALQLTQICMGTPYGMLLETVQNSLATTGIPATTPPSSTTTYGDYTLWTSVRDHTNCKYYFMSAFSGILTMIDLSLLNFDTTPAYPNNASIAVLPQGDAPWCADATKLLTPATSVAGSGRVR, from the coding sequence ATGTGCACGCACCTGATGATCAGCGTCCCCTCCAATCCCGGTCAGAACCCCCCCGACACGGCGAAGACATACGTGAGCGGGAGAGCAATGGAGCTGCCGGGCGTGCTCGAGCAGAGCGTCTACGTCATGCCGAGAAACCAGGCCTGGCCGCTGCAAGCGGGCCAGGGAGGGACGACGCTCCAGTGGAAGAATCCCTATGGCTTCGTGGGAATCGCCCCCTCCGGGCGCGCTTGGGCATCGCAGCCGGCCTTCTGCGACGGCATCAACACGGAGGGACTGTCCGTCGGAGCGCTGTGGCTCGCCCCCGGTACCGAGTACCCGCCCATTGGGACGCAGGGGAACCAGGTGTCTTACCTGGATTTTCCTGCGTGGATCCTCGGCAACTTCGCGTCGGTCGAGGACTTCCTGGCAGCCCTGCCGACGATCTCCGTCGTGGGGCCTGCGCCGGGAACTCCGTCCTATGTTCCGCTGCACTTCATCGTGACGGACAGCACCGGTCAGAGCGCCGTCATTGAATTCATCGGGGGCAAGCTCACCCAGTACAAATGCACCAACGGCGTCATGACCAACTGGCCGACGTACGATTGGCAGCTCACGAACGTCCAAAACTACTTCAATCTGACGCTCGTCGGCAGCGGCACCTCCACCACGGGTGCCGGCAATCCCGTCGGAGGCGGCCTGGTCGGGCTGCCAGGGGACTCGCTGTCCTCCTCGCGATTCGTCAGGGCAACGATCCTCTCCCAGGGCTTCAGCCAGCTCCCGGCAGACGGTACGGGTTGGCTGCCGGCGCCAGGCGTCTTCGCGACGACGCCGCCGTCGAAGAACCCGCCCGGCTTCGCCGGTCCCGAGCAGACGGCGGTCATGGTCGCGCTGCAGCTCACGCAGATCTGCATGGGGACGCCGTACGGGATGCTGCTGGAGACGGTGCAGAACTCGCTGGCCACCACGGGCATCCCGGCCACGACGCCGCCCTCGTCCACGACCACGTACGGCGACTATACGCTGTGGACGAGCGTGCGTGATCACACCAATTGCAAGTACTACTTCATGTCCGCGTTCAGCGGGATCCTCACGATGATCGATCTGAGCTTGCTGAACTTCGACACCACACCGGCGTACCCGAACAACGCGAGCATCGCAGTCCTGCCCCAGGGGGATGCGCCGTGGTGTGCGGATGCGACGAAGCTGCTCACGCCGGCAACCTCCGTCGCGGGTTCAGGTAGGGTGCGCTGA